Proteins from a genomic interval of Chroococcidiopsis thermalis PCC 7203:
- the rsmG gene encoding 16S rRNA (guanine(527)-N(7))-methyltransferase RsmG — protein sequence MKERSVAVLPEMHEIWQQTLNWQPSIAQQAQFQQLYEAIVLGNQKLNLTRITAPEEFWEKHLWDSLRGIVSLLPTNYVGAHRCPPLHKIIDIGTGAGFPGIPVAIALPDAEVTLLDSTQKKVAFLNSLMTEMNLQNIQTLVGRAENINKQPQQSNSYDIALVRAVAAADICANYALPFLKAEGLAVLYRGNWTKEEQTTLEDTVKKLSGKIEKIENFTTPLSHGMRHCIYLRKINS from the coding sequence ATGAAAGAACGCAGTGTTGCTGTGTTGCCGGAAATGCATGAGATTTGGCAGCAAACTTTAAATTGGCAGCCTAGTATCGCACAACAAGCGCAATTTCAGCAGCTTTATGAAGCGATCGTTCTTGGTAATCAAAAATTAAATTTGACTCGCATTACTGCACCAGAAGAGTTTTGGGAAAAGCATCTGTGGGACTCTTTGCGGGGGATTGTATCTTTATTGCCAACAAATTATGTAGGGGCGCACAGATGTCCGCCCCTACATAAGATAATCGATATTGGTACGGGGGCTGGTTTTCCTGGAATTCCTGTGGCGATCGCTTTACCTGATGCTGAAGTAACTTTACTCGATTCTACGCAGAAAAAAGTTGCTTTTCTGAATTCTTTAATGACTGAAATGAACCTGCAAAATATTCAAACTTTAGTTGGTAGGGCTGAAAATATCAACAAGCAACCCCAACAATCTAACAGTTATGACATAGCTTTAGTTAGAGCTGTGGCGGCGGCTGATATTTGTGCAAATTACGCTTTACCTTTTCTCAAAGCAGAGGGATTAGCTGTTTTATATCGAGGTAATTGGACAAAAGAAGAACAAACAACTTTAGAGGATACTGTAAAAAAGTTGAGCGGAAAAATTGAAAAAATTGAAAACTTTACCACTCCTTTAAGCCACGGTATGCGTCATTGTATTTATTTGCGTAAAATTAATTCATAA
- a CDS encoding superoxide dismutase has translation MSIKRRNFLFLVGGTAGAYAIETYTSHNLAWAQTPSASGDFKLPPLPYDYKALEPHIDAQTMRIHHDRHHATYVKNLNAAIAKYPKLKGQTAEQLIQKLDSLPQDIRMTIRNNGGGHVNHSMFWEIMSPKGGGEPTGEIASVIKKNFGSFANFQQQFNQAGEKQFGSGWAWLVRTPDGKFQVTSTANQDSPLMEGNYPIMGNDVWEHAYYLKYRNRRAEYLKAWWNVVNWQEINQRLALAAKAA, from the coding sequence ATGTCTATCAAGCGTCGTAATTTCTTGTTTTTAGTAGGAGGAACTGCTGGTGCTTATGCTATAGAAACTTATACTTCGCACAATTTAGCTTGGGCGCAGACTCCAAGTGCTAGTGGAGATTTTAAATTACCACCTTTGCCCTACGACTACAAAGCATTAGAACCGCATATAGACGCGCAGACAATGCGAATCCACCATGACAGACATCACGCAACATATGTAAAAAATTTAAATGCAGCGATCGCAAAATATCCCAAACTAAAAGGTCAAACTGCCGAACAACTTATCCAAAAACTTGACAGCCTACCACAAGATATTCGCATGACAATCCGCAACAATGGCGGCGGTCACGTCAATCATAGTATGTTTTGGGAAATTATGAGTCCCAAAGGTGGCGGAGAACCAACGGGAGAAATTGCCTCTGTTATCAAGAAAAACTTTGGTAGCTTTGCCAACTTTCAACAGCAATTTAATCAAGCGGGAGAAAAACAGTTTGGTAGCGGTTGGGCTTGGTTGGTTCGCACTCCTGACGGTAAATTTCAAGTTACCAGTACTGCAAATCAAGATAGCCCCCTAATGGAAGGTAACTATCCAATTATGGGAAATGATGTGTGGGAACATGCCTACTATCTCAAGTATCGCAATCGCCGCGCCGAATATCTCAAGGCTTGGTGGAATGTCGTCAACTGGCAAGAAATTAATCAGCGCTTAGCACTGGCAGCGAAAGCGGCATAA
- a CDS encoding class I SAM-dependent methyltransferase, protein MQDYSYIGAELELFSQAYNWKNYYGNLVQKYLQGRVLEVGAGIGATTEFLCKGHQKEWLCLEPDPILTEKIDLKISVGRVPACCKSRVGTSADLASNDRFDTIIYMDVLEHIEDDRTEVKTVTQHLSDGGYLVVLAPAHQWLFTPFDRAIGHYRRYNKQSLASTIPRSLNCIQLIYLDSIGLLASLGNRFVLKSKTPTKQQIQLWDKVMIPLSRNIDPILQYSLGKSVLGIWQKQS, encoded by the coding sequence ATGCAAGATTACTCCTATATTGGCGCGGAATTAGAATTATTTTCTCAAGCTTATAACTGGAAAAACTATTATGGAAATCTAGTTCAAAAATACTTACAAGGTAGAGTATTGGAAGTAGGTGCAGGGATAGGCGCAACCACTGAATTTCTCTGCAAGGGTCATCAAAAAGAGTGGCTTTGCTTAGAACCAGACCCAATTCTAACGGAAAAGATCGATTTAAAAATTTCTGTTGGCAGAGTGCCAGCGTGTTGTAAATCGAGAGTGGGAACCTCAGCAGATTTAGCTTCAAACGATCGCTTTGATACCATTATTTACATGGATGTTTTGGAGCATATAGAAGACGATCGCACAGAAGTGAAGACCGTGACGCAGCATTTATCAGATGGCGGTTACTTAGTCGTACTAGCTCCCGCACATCAGTGGCTATTCACGCCATTCGATCGAGCTATAGGACACTATCGACGCTATAACAAGCAAAGTTTAGCATCCACGATCCCCAGAAGCCTGAATTGTATTCAGCTGATTTATCTCGACTCCATCGGATTACTTGCCTCATTAGGCAACCGTTTCGTGTTGAAAAGTAAAACGCCGACAAAACAGCAGATACAGCTTTGGGATAAAGTCATGATACCTTTATCTAGAAACATCGATCCAATTTTGCAATATTCTTTAGGTAAATCTGTTTTAGGAATATGGCAAAAACAGAGCTGA
- the rpiA gene encoding ribose-5-phosphate isomerase RpiA: MTAAADPVKTMKQEVGKAAAALVKSGTIVGLGTGSTTAYAIQYIGDRLKSGDLKDIVGIPTSFQAEVLSKQYGIPLTTLDAIDHIDLAIDGADEVDPQKNLIKGGGAAHTREKVVDYLAQQFIVVVDSGKLVDRLGSVFAVPVEVIPMAISPVMRAIEKLGGKPELRMGVKKAGPVITDQGNMVVDVRFDAIDNPAELEKTLNNIPGVLENGIFVNCTDLVLIGEVQDGQPVVRQM; this comes from the coding sequence ATGACCGCAGCAGCAGATCCAGTAAAAACGATGAAACAGGAAGTCGGCAAAGCCGCCGCTGCCTTGGTAAAGTCTGGTACGATTGTCGGACTCGGTACGGGTTCTACTACAGCCTATGCAATTCAATATATCGGCGATCGCCTCAAGTCTGGCGACCTCAAAGATATTGTTGGTATTCCTACTTCATTTCAAGCCGAAGTCCTATCTAAACAATATGGCATTCCTCTCACTACTCTAGACGCTATAGACCATATTGACTTGGCAATTGATGGTGCGGATGAAGTCGATCCGCAGAAAAATTTAATTAAAGGTGGTGGTGCTGCCCATACCCGTGAAAAGGTTGTAGACTATCTAGCACAACAATTTATCGTCGTTGTCGATAGCGGTAAGCTGGTAGACCGATTGGGTTCCGTATTTGCAGTCCCAGTAGAAGTCATCCCAATGGCAATTTCACCCGTCATGCGGGCAATTGAAAAGCTAGGTGGTAAACCGGAACTACGGATGGGCGTAAAAAAAGCCGGACCCGTAATCACCGACCAAGGTAACATGGTGGTTGATGTGAGGTTTGATGCGATCGATAACCCCGCCGAATTAGAAAAAACCCTCAACAACATTCCTGGCGTACTGGAAAACGGCATCTTTGTCAACTGTACCGATCTCGTCCTGATTGGCGAAGTGCAAGACGGTCAACCCGTGGTAAGACAAATGTAA
- a CDS encoding Sll0314/Alr1548 family TPR repeat-containing protein: MIRQIFSAIALSTTLTLYLISPTLAQDPFRATNQRPIGEKTEAAFRAMFEQGDYISADRYLKAISGNEQQEPLAYAMRASLAYVLNEDYNSLGNYGKKTLDTARQLTSTDPLRGNLYSAVGHFLLGASALFREGTVKGTPQALAELRQVYEYMDKAEAISSTDPELNLLRGYMDLMVSVNLPFSNPEQAIGRLQRFAGPKYLSERGVAVGYRDLKKFPQAIEAVDRAMKASNSNPELYYLKGQILSTYGNQQKSAAMLQESVKNFDLAIAKKDQLPPDLVKQIERERRKAAQRLSVVAQQK; encoded by the coding sequence ATGATCAGGCAAATCTTTAGTGCGATCGCACTTTCAACTACACTCACTCTTTACCTCATTTCTCCGACTCTGGCTCAAGATCCCTTTCGCGCTACGAATCAAAGACCGATTGGCGAAAAAACTGAAGCCGCTTTCAGAGCCATGTTCGAGCAGGGAGATTACATTTCAGCAGATCGCTATCTCAAGGCAATTTCAGGTAACGAGCAGCAAGAGCCTTTAGCGTATGCCATGAGAGCTTCCCTTGCTTACGTCCTCAACGAGGACTACAATTCTTTAGGCAACTATGGCAAAAAGACATTAGACACGGCTCGCCAACTAACATCAACAGACCCGTTGCGCGGTAACTTATACTCAGCAGTCGGTCATTTTTTATTGGGTGCATCTGCTTTGTTTCGAGAAGGGACAGTGAAGGGAACGCCGCAGGCTTTGGCAGAATTAAGGCAAGTCTACGAGTACATGGACAAAGCTGAAGCGATCTCCTCTACAGACCCCGAATTAAACTTGCTGCGGGGATACATGGACTTAATGGTATCTGTCAATCTGCCCTTTTCCAACCCAGAACAAGCAATAGGGCGCTTGCAAAGGTTTGCCGGACCTAAGTATTTATCCGAAAGGGGTGTAGCGGTTGGCTATCGAGATTTGAAAAAATTTCCCCAAGCCATAGAAGCTGTGGATAGAGCGATGAAAGCAAGTAATAGCAACCCAGAGTTGTATTATCTTAAAGGACAAATTCTTTCTACTTATGGCAATCAGCAAAAGAGTGCAGCCATGTTACAGGAATCGGTGAAGAATTTCGATTTAGCGATCGCCAAAAAAGACCAACTCCCACCCGACTTAGTCAAACAAATCGAACGAGAGAGACGCAAGGCAGCTCAACGACTAAGTGTAGTAGCGCAGCAAAAATAG
- a CDS encoding ABC transporter ATP-binding protein, with the protein MLYLKNLTYHPPASSTAILKSIDLELAPQQLGLIIGPSGSGKSTLLEILSGLVSPTAGNVSWGTQELQPENLQELAGLVFQFPERHFCGGTILEELRLGHPELGSERVKQALSDVGLENLPLHTPPQVLSGGQQRRLAMSVQLIRKPALLLLDEPTAGLDWSMRRQLVHLLSQLKQQRTLLVVTHDAGDLLAIADRCWSIQHGEIYPTAPLAIEPHQIA; encoded by the coding sequence ATGCTTTATCTGAAAAATCTGACTTATCACCCCCCAGCTAGTTCAACAGCTATTTTAAAATCGATCGACCTAGAGTTAGCACCCCAGCAGTTGGGATTGATTATTGGTCCTAGTGGTTCTGGCAAGAGTACGTTATTAGAAATCTTATCGGGGTTGGTATCGCCAACTGCGGGTAACGTCAGTTGGGGAACGCAAGAATTACAACCGGAGAATTTACAAGAGTTAGCAGGATTGGTATTTCAGTTTCCAGAGCGTCATTTCTGCGGTGGTACAATTTTAGAAGAATTACGCTTGGGACATCCCGAATTAGGTTCGGAACGAGTCAAACAAGCTTTATCAGATGTCGGTTTGGAGAATTTGCCTCTACACACACCACCACAAGTTCTCAGCGGGGGACAGCAACGCCGCTTGGCTATGTCGGTTCAGTTAATTCGCAAACCCGCACTGCTGTTATTAGACGAGCCTACGGCTGGTTTAGATTGGTCGATGCGCAGGCAGCTAGTTCATTTATTATCCCAACTTAAGCAACAACGGACGCTGTTAGTTGTAACTCACGATGCAGGAGATTTATTAGCGATCGCCGATCGCTGTTGGTCAATTCAGCACGGTGAAATTTATCCTACAGCACCGTTGGCGATCGAACCGCATCAAATAGCATGA
- a CDS encoding esterase-like activity of phytase family protein yields MKFISTQAKFISAELKLVRFLRTCVGRFCLCSGDFNRLFMQVILVGAIAFFSLLSFATPALAAKDRLFLDLSLEYLGKYQLPTNLSNAPVTEFSAITYDKRHDRFYAVSGNEIFTLKLTFNTDSEDIKIQDIDIESVQSLIDRDGKLYEPKIFVAKGIALTPQQTVYISGSQISGDRALPFIRECDLKTGQLLQSLTLPKRYIAESIQEKGQNQNTQITQDDITFAALAFNATGTVPTSGEPVNLFTATESTLVQDRDTPNSKQGKARLLHYLIGYGTPMLLAEYAYPLDAELEELLSVEGVHFLSLELQPETKTGKIYQVVTSGATDTSKVERLKGKIRGVREIKKKLVLDLQELGITLENLSGMTFGSRLSDGTKSLLVLSHDQQVTNFLLFRLRYQ; encoded by the coding sequence ATGAAATTTATATCTACACAAGCTAAGTTTATTAGTGCTGAGTTGAAACTCGTGAGATTTTTGAGAACCTGTGTAGGCAGGTTTTGTCTGTGTAGCGGTGACTTTAATCGCCTGTTTATGCAGGTAATTTTAGTTGGCGCGATCGCATTTTTCAGTCTACTATCGTTCGCAACTCCAGCGTTAGCAGCAAAAGATCGATTGTTTCTCGACCTCTCGTTAGAATATTTAGGAAAATATCAACTACCAACAAACCTTTCTAACGCACCAGTCACGGAATTTTCAGCAATTACTTATGACAAACGGCACGATCGCTTTTATGCTGTCTCTGGTAATGAAATCTTCACCCTCAAGTTGACTTTTAATACCGATTCTGAGGATATAAAAATTCAAGATATTGATATAGAGTCAGTACAGTCACTTATCGATCGCGACGGCAAACTATACGAACCGAAGATCTTTGTTGCTAAGGGAATTGCTTTAACACCGCAACAAACCGTATATATTTCTGGTTCTCAGATAAGTGGCGATCGCGCGCTTCCTTTTATCCGAGAATGCGATCTAAAAACTGGGCAGTTGCTGCAAAGCCTGACTCTTCCTAAACGATATATTGCTGAAAGCATACAGGAAAAAGGGCAAAACCAGAATACTCAAATTACTCAAGACGATATAACATTTGCTGCTTTAGCTTTCAATGCGACTGGTACTGTTCCAACAAGTGGAGAACCAGTAAATTTATTTACTGCTACTGAGTCAACGCTAGTACAAGACCGAGATACGCCTAATTCTAAACAGGGAAAAGCTCGGTTACTACATTACTTAATTGGCTACGGTACGCCGATGCTACTAGCAGAATATGCTTATCCTCTTGATGCCGAACTTGAGGAATTGTTATCTGTAGAAGGCGTTCATTTTCTCAGTTTAGAACTCCAGCCAGAGACAAAAACTGGAAAGATTTATCAGGTTGTGACAAGCGGCGCAACCGATACATCAAAAGTTGAGAGGCTTAAAGGTAAAATTAGAGGAGTTCGAGAAATTAAGAAAAAGCTAGTTTTAGACTTACAAGAGTTAGGAATTACTTTAGAAAATTTGTCAGGTATGACTTTCGGTTCTCGCTTATCTGATGGTACGAAAAGTTTGCTTGTCCTGAGTCATGACCAACAGGTAACTAATTTTCTGCTTTTTCGCCTGCGTTATCAATGA
- a CDS encoding aldo/keto reductase — protein sequence MQYRRFGRTEIPMPVFSCGGMRYQFKWQDVPAWTIPQNNQRNLEATIRRAIELGINHIETARGYGTSEVQLGRILPLGDRDRLIVQTKVNPSQNPNEFRQKFEQSLRNLRLDYIDLLGIHGINDAETLHQTIRPGGCLELARQWQAQGKVRFIGFSTHGATEIITQAIATNEFDYVNLHWYYINQVNWEAVAAANRHDMGVFIISPSDKGGMLYKPPQKLVELCSPLSPMVFNDLFCLSHSQVHTLSLGAAKPQDFDEHLKTLEYLDRADEILPPILARLEQAACDSLGEDWVKTWQIGLPRYDETPGNVNISTILWLRNLAIAYDLTEYAKMRYNLLGNGGHWFPGNQAKQIEQLDLRSCIANSPHADKIPAILAEAHKLLSGAEVKRLSQD from the coding sequence ATGCAATACCGACGATTTGGACGCACAGAAATACCCATGCCCGTATTTTCCTGTGGTGGTATGCGCTATCAGTTCAAATGGCAAGATGTCCCTGCTTGGACGATTCCGCAGAACAATCAGCGTAACTTAGAAGCCACAATTCGGAGGGCAATTGAACTAGGCATCAATCATATTGAGACAGCCAGAGGTTACGGCACTTCAGAAGTGCAACTAGGGCGCATTCTACCATTAGGCGATCGCGATCGCTTAATCGTCCAAACGAAGGTTAATCCCAGCCAAAATCCCAACGAGTTTCGCCAAAAATTTGAACAGTCCTTACGCAATCTTCGCCTAGATTACATCGATTTACTAGGTATCCACGGCATTAACGATGCTGAAACCCTACATCAGACCATTCGTCCTGGTGGATGTTTGGAACTAGCACGGCAGTGGCAAGCTCAAGGTAAGGTAAGATTTATCGGCTTTTCTACCCACGGCGCAACTGAAATTATTACACAGGCGATCGCCACAAACGAATTCGACTACGTTAATCTCCACTGGTACTATATCAACCAAGTCAACTGGGAGGCAGTTGCAGCCGCCAATCGTCACGATATGGGTGTATTTATTATTAGCCCCTCCGACAAGGGGGGAATGCTTTACAAGCCACCCCAAAAGTTAGTAGAACTCTGTTCTCCCCTCAGTCCAATGGTGTTCAACGACTTATTTTGTCTGAGTCATTCTCAGGTGCATACTCTCAGTTTAGGGGCTGCCAAACCGCAGGATTTTGACGAACACCTCAAGACTTTAGAGTATCTAGACCGGGCAGATGAGATTTTACCACCGATTTTGGCGCGATTAGAGCAAGCAGCTTGCGATAGCTTAGGGGAAGATTGGGTAAAAACTTGGCAGATAGGTTTACCCAGATATGACGAAACGCCAGGTAACGTCAATATTTCGACGATCCTATGGTTGAGAAACTTAGCGATCGCTTACGACCTCACAGAATATGCCAAAATGCGGTATAATCTCCTCGGCAATGGTGGTCATTGGTTTCCTGGCAATCAAGCCAAGCAGATCGAGCAGTTAGATTTGCGATCGTGCATTGCTAACAGCCCCCACGCCGATAAAATTCCTGCTATCCTCGCCGAAGCACACAAACTATTAAGCGGCGCAGAAGTCAAGCGTCTGTCGCAAGATTAG
- a CDS encoding glycosyltransferase — translation MTLLDSDLHRSPSAIVLIPVFNDWEALERLLWSLDETFLDRDIRVDILIVDDASIAPAPTELKFFSFKAIERVNILELKRNLGHQRAIAIGLAYIAANLNCKVVVVMDGDGEDNPQDVPRLINCCQAESNAKVIFAKRTKRSETYLFKAFYLVYKLVYKLLTGHHIQVGNFSVIPYQLLSRIVVISEIWNHYAAGIMRARIPYTEIATKRSNRLFGRSKMNFVSLVTHGISSISVYADIVGTRLIISVSVVVLLILISLGGIVSIKLFTSLAIPGWTSIAVGILCSILMQAVMLSIVFALMILNTRNSYGFMLGQDYYYFVSKLKEVFSREVLSK, via the coding sequence ATGACATTGCTCGATAGCGATCTCCATCGTTCTCCATCTGCGATCGTGCTAATTCCAGTGTTTAATGATTGGGAGGCACTGGAAAGGTTGCTCTGGAGTTTGGATGAAACTTTTCTAGACCGAGATATTCGCGTAGATATCTTGATTGTAGACGATGCTTCGATCGCTCCAGCCCCCACGGAACTGAAATTTTTTAGTTTTAAAGCCATCGAGAGAGTCAATATTTTAGAACTAAAAAGAAACTTAGGGCATCAACGAGCGATCGCGATTGGTTTAGCTTACATCGCAGCAAACTTAAATTGTAAAGTCGTTGTCGTTATGGATGGAGATGGCGAAGACAATCCGCAAGATGTTCCTAGACTAATTAATTGCTGCCAAGCAGAAAGCAATGCCAAAGTTATTTTCGCTAAAAGAACTAAGCGATCGGAAACATATCTTTTCAAAGCTTTTTATCTAGTTTATAAACTCGTCTACAAACTCTTAACCGGACATCACATTCAAGTAGGAAACTTCAGCGTAATTCCATATCAACTTTTGTCTAGAATTGTGGTCATCTCCGAGATTTGGAATCACTATGCCGCTGGAATTATGCGGGCGAGAATACCATATACTGAAATTGCTACCAAGCGCAGCAACCGTTTGTTCGGACGCTCTAAAATGAACTTTGTTTCCTTGGTAACTCACGGAATCAGTTCGATTTCTGTCTATGCAGATATAGTAGGTACGAGACTGATTATTTCTGTGTCGGTCGTTGTCTTATTAATTCTAATATCTCTAGGTGGAATTGTATCTATTAAACTCTTCACCAGTTTAGCAATTCCTGGTTGGACATCGATCGCAGTTGGAATTCTTTGCTCGATTCTCATGCAAGCAGTCATGTTGTCGATTGTTTTTGCATTAATGATTTTAAATACTAGGAATAGTTATGGATTTATGCTTGGTCAAGACTATTATTACTTTGTTTCTAAGTTGAAAGAAGTATTTTCTAGAGAAGTTTTGTCTAAATAA
- a CDS encoding sensor histidine kinase has product MFSRSRRNIACWFALSMGSILVVFAGVVYYLEVEEQLRNFDRNLYKKTKAIATDAEYQFYQGRWQFDLEQLPMLSNNTLPITGDIAYARWYNSKGELVQFVGSPPAPKYLKLAPGFETIQTPTRSKLLKLSSSKTWLRQITLPVLKADLLIGYLQVATPMTSMRQSLEQTRLYLSLGVPLALSTIGLTGWYLAGLAMKPIRRAYEQLQRFTADASHELRAPLAAILSNAQVGLLAPAEDTNSPRQRLENIVDLSKSMSTLIGNLLFLARHEGALATEALKSIDLVSLLQRLVSEYQAQAAAQGLDFVVQLPEQPIKLVAEPDLLQQAVRNLLNNAFKYTPSEGRVCLRIFTQSYRAIVQIEDNGIGIPSEDVPHIFERFYRVDTVRSRQTGGFGLGLAIAKQIVEAHKGKIAVQSTLGQGATFKIELPLR; this is encoded by the coding sequence ATGTTCAGTCGCAGTCGCCGTAACATAGCTTGTTGGTTTGCTCTATCGATGGGAAGCATCCTCGTGGTTTTTGCGGGGGTAGTTTACTACTTGGAAGTGGAAGAACAATTGCGGAATTTCGATCGCAATTTGTATAAAAAGACTAAAGCGATCGCAACGGATGCAGAGTACCAATTTTATCAGGGTCGATGGCAGTTCGATCTGGAACAACTGCCGATGCTAAGCAATAATACATTACCAATAACAGGAGATATTGCTTACGCTCGCTGGTACAACTCTAAAGGGGAATTAGTCCAATTTGTTGGTTCTCCGCCTGCACCGAAGTATCTCAAGCTAGCTCCTGGTTTTGAGACAATTCAAACTCCCACACGCTCAAAACTGCTTAAACTTTCTAGCTCTAAAACGTGGTTGCGGCAGATTACACTACCAGTTTTAAAAGCGGATTTGCTCATCGGTTATTTACAAGTGGCAACTCCAATGACTTCTATGCGCCAGAGTCTAGAGCAAACGCGCTTGTATCTTTCGCTCGGCGTACCGCTAGCTCTTAGTACAATTGGGTTGACGGGTTGGTACTTGGCAGGGCTGGCGATGAAACCAATTCGCCGTGCTTACGAGCAATTACAGCGTTTTACTGCTGATGCTTCACACGAATTACGCGCCCCTCTCGCAGCAATTTTGAGTAATGCCCAAGTGGGCTTATTAGCACCAGCAGAGGATACAAATAGTCCGCGCCAGCGTTTAGAAAATATTGTCGATCTGTCAAAATCAATGAGTACGCTGATCGGTAATTTGCTATTTTTAGCACGTCATGAAGGAGCGTTGGCTACTGAAGCGCTCAAAAGTATCGATCTCGTCAGTTTGCTGCAACGGTTGGTGAGTGAATATCAAGCACAAGCAGCAGCACAGGGGTTAGATTTTGTTGTTCAACTGCCAGAACAACCAATAAAACTCGTTGCCGAACCTGATTTATTGCAACAAGCGGTGAGAAATTTGCTGAATAATGCTTTCAAGTACACCCCCTCTGAAGGTAGAGTTTGCTTGCGAATATTTACCCAATCTTATCGAGCGATCGTCCAAATTGAAGACAATGGCATCGGCATTCCATCTGAAGATGTACCCCATATTTTTGAGCGGTTCTATCGCGTAGACACTGTGCGATCGCGGCAAACAGGTGGATTTGGTCTAGGCTTAGCGATCGCCAAACAAATTGTCGAGGCACACAAAGGCAAGATCGCCGTCCAAAGCACCCTGGGACAAGGCGCAACTTTTAAAATCGAACTGCCTTTAAGGTAA
- the rppA gene encoding two-component system response regulator RppA, with product MVILLVEDDPAQLEPIHAALSQAGHTVDTAKDGETAQWLITQKDYDLLIVDWMLPKVSGVSLCQQYRQTGKTAPVLLLTAKDTIADKVVGLDAGADDYLVKPIDLLELLARVRALGRRSPQWQGDTTIVGDLQLHRPTLTLERGEAIAQLSVREFQLMEYFMRHPRQVLSREQIESTLWEWGTEPESNAVTTLVRRLRQRMQAVGAKDWLETVYGMGYRLNAPE from the coding sequence ATGGTAATTTTACTTGTAGAAGACGATCCAGCACAGTTAGAACCCATACACGCTGCTCTTTCTCAAGCAGGACATACTGTAGATACTGCCAAAGATGGCGAGACGGCGCAATGGTTGATAACTCAGAAAGATTATGACTTGCTCATCGTAGACTGGATGTTGCCGAAAGTGAGCGGTGTAAGTTTGTGCCAGCAGTATCGGCAAACTGGTAAAACTGCCCCAGTGCTTCTCCTAACGGCAAAAGATACCATAGCAGATAAAGTCGTAGGCTTGGATGCGGGAGCAGATGATTATCTCGTTAAACCAATCGATCTGCTAGAGTTATTGGCAAGAGTCAGGGCATTAGGCAGGCGATCGCCCCAATGGCAAGGTGACACGACAATCGTTGGCGATCTTCAACTCCATCGTCCCACGCTTACCTTAGAAAGAGGAGAGGCGATCGCTCAACTTTCAGTGCGAGAATTTCAACTGATGGAATATTTCATGCGTCACCCCCGCCAAGTTCTCTCTCGCGAACAAATTGAAAGCACTTTATGGGAGTGGGGAACGGAACCAGAAAGTAATGCCGTGACTACACTAGTAAGAAGACTACGCCAGCGAATGCAAGCCGTCGGAGCCAAAGATTGGTTGGAAACTGTATATGGTATGGGATATCGATTGAATGCACCAGAATAG